From one Leptospira stimsonii genomic stretch:
- a CDS encoding carbon-nitrogen family hydrolase — MNPGELNVALVQCDLSWENQDANYEHVRRLIFSTLEKRKEEAPDLILLPETFATGFTMRSERIAEPDEGPTEVFLKKIAEETGAYFCAGWIRKNPGRKPFNTVSVVKPDGNIVLRYSKIHPFTFGGEDRHYSSGSEIMSYDLNGFRITPFICYDIRFPEIFRRVAGETDIFTIHANWPIPRIHHWDLILKTRAVENQAYVFGVNRIGIAGYNKSVHHDGHSLAVAPNGEFTDAGEELETILFYKAEKKTILEYRESFPVLKDRKNPETIIVRSTVHSSQT, encoded by the coding sequence TTGAACGTTGCACTTGTTCAGTGCGATCTTTCTTGGGAAAATCAGGACGCGAATTACGAACACGTTCGACGTCTGATTTTTTCCACTCTTGAGAAACGAAAGGAAGAAGCACCGGACTTGATTCTTCTTCCGGAAACCTTTGCAACCGGATTTACGATGCGGTCGGAAAGAATCGCCGAACCCGACGAAGGTCCGACGGAAGTCTTTTTGAAAAAGATCGCCGAAGAAACGGGAGCCTATTTCTGCGCGGGCTGGATTCGAAAGAATCCGGGAAGAAAACCCTTCAACACGGTCAGCGTCGTTAAACCCGACGGCAACATTGTATTAAGATATTCTAAAATACATCCGTTTACGTTCGGAGGAGAGGATAGGCACTATTCTTCGGGTTCTGAGATAATGAGTTACGATTTAAACGGTTTTCGAATCACTCCGTTTATCTGTTATGACATTCGTTTTCCGGAGATTTTTCGAAGAGTCGCGGGAGAAACGGATATATTTACGATTCATGCAAATTGGCCGATCCCGAGAATTCATCACTGGGATCTGATTCTCAAAACCAGAGCCGTTGAAAATCAGGCCTATGTTTTTGGGGTCAATCGGATCGGAATCGCCGGTTATAACAAAAGTGTTCATCACGACGGACATTCGCTCGCGGTGGCGCCTAACGGAGAATTTACGGACGCAGGCGAGGAATTGGAAACGATTCTCTTTTACAAAGCGGAAAAAAAAACAATTTTAGAATATCGTGAATCGTTTCCCGTATTGAAAGATCGAAAAAATCCGGAAACGATCATCGTCAGATCAACGGTGCATTCTTCTCAAACCTAA
- a CDS encoding RluA family pseudouridine synthase — protein sequence MNLELKAEVTEEFTGNRLDRFLKLSLGDEVSRASIQKWIDSGYVRNQDEKIQDKSSLKVKEGDQFSISVPPRPPLNLEPVSMSLPVILEREDFLIIHKPAGIASHSGPGDRSPSLVNGLLYHFKDLSKAGGEARPGIVHRLDKPTEGLILIAKNDRAHGKLSELFRKREIEKKYYAWVQGHPPEESGTIDLPISRHPVERLKMTISPKGRRSVTHYKVLKYINSRTGRKFSFVEVGLETGRTHQIRVHFQSQRCPVVGDLLYSRAGAQFESYGLLLLSFFLKFKDPFTGELIEANLPLTERFLRFEKNAPLI from the coding sequence ATGAACTTAGAACTAAAAGCAGAGGTCACAGAAGAATTTACCGGAAATCGTCTCGATCGATTTCTCAAACTTTCTTTAGGAGACGAAGTCTCCCGAGCATCGATTCAGAAGTGGATTGATTCGGGATACGTTCGAAATCAAGACGAGAAAATTCAAGATAAGAGTTCTCTCAAGGTAAAGGAAGGGGATCAATTCTCCATTTCCGTTCCACCCAGACCACCGTTGAATTTAGAACCGGTCTCGATGTCCTTACCCGTTATTTTAGAAAGAGAAGATTTTCTCATTATCCACAAACCTGCTGGGATTGCAAGTCACAGCGGTCCGGGCGATCGTTCCCCAAGTCTTGTAAACGGACTTCTCTATCACTTCAAGGATCTCTCGAAAGCAGGGGGAGAAGCCAGACCAGGAATCGTTCATCGTTTGGATAAACCAACGGAAGGGTTGATTCTCATCGCGAAAAATGACCGAGCTCATGGAAAGTTATCCGAACTCTTCCGAAAAAGAGAGATCGAAAAAAAATACTACGCTTGGGTACAAGGACATCCTCCGGAAGAATCGGGAACGATCGATCTTCCGATCTCTCGACATCCTGTGGAAAGACTCAAGATGACAATTTCACCGAAAGGAAGACGGTCGGTGACTCATTATAAAGTTCTAAAATACATCAATTCCAGGACGGGACGAAAATTCAGCTTTGTGGAAGTAGGATTGGAAACCGGAAGGACGCACCAGATCCGAGTTCATTTTCAAAGTCAAAGATGTCCTGTCGTCGGCGACCTATTGTATTCGAGAGCGGGTGCGCAATTTGAATCTTACGGACTTCTTTTGCTGTCCTTTTTCTTAAAATTTAAGGATCCATTCACGGGAGAATTGATCGAAGCAAATCTTCCCTTGACCGAAAGATTTCTTAGGTTTGAGAAGAATGCACCGTTGATCTGA
- the loa22 gene encoding OmpA family outer membrane lipoprotein Loa22 has translation MVKKILNLILLGAIAFSFTLCSSAEKKEETAAPEPSQQEQGAAANRSVDANSPQAIADSLNDKLKDFRYPDGLTRPGFSYKKADVNAGDFSEWSKVNAPVIKEGLGKLPDSYALEITGHTDAIGPEQAEGDKKGNIFYSELRANAVKQALIKQGIPANRITTKGAGSSEPVSGLDAKDAKNRRVTFRFATSAPQQ, from the coding sequence ATGGTCAAAAAGATTTTGAATCTGATTCTGCTCGGTGCAATTGCATTTTCATTCACTCTTTGCTCCTCCGCTGAAAAAAAAGAGGAAACCGCCGCTCCTGAGCCATCTCAACAAGAGCAGGGTGCTGCAGCAAACAGAAGCGTTGATGCAAACTCCCCACAAGCGATCGCAGATTCTTTGAACGACAAGTTGAAAGATTTCAGATACCCGGACGGTCTGACTCGCCCGGGATTTAGCTATAAAAAAGCAGACGTAAACGCTGGTGATTTCAGTGAGTGGTCAAAAGTAAACGCTCCAGTGATCAAAGAAGGTCTCGGAAAACTTCCTGATAGCTACGCATTGGAAATTACAGGACATACAGACGCGATTGGTCCTGAACAAGCGGAAGGCGATAAAAAAGGAAATATTTTTTATTCTGAACTTCGCGCAAATGCCGTGAAACAAGCTCTGATCAAACAAGGAATTCCCGCGAATCGTATCACTACGAAAGGCGCCGGTTCTTCTGAGCCAGTTTCCGGTTTGGACGCGAAAGACGCTAAAAACAGAAGAGTAACTTTTCGTTTCGCTACTTCAGCTCCACAACAATAA
- a CDS encoding acyltransferase family protein, with protein MNFTGGNLERTSHRIKWVDTLKFLGIFAIYIGHFADAAGRAYPFVFLYHVPLFFFVSGFFATSTEKPFWIYFKGKFLQLVLPYYFFSFVALIYFSILNNWQFPEVIGAGKTFIFGIRNQVHAASLWFLPCLFVVVILHYSLLKISKNIFFPFIISILLCILTQHILPFNPLNAPSWIYNIDSALYYYVFYTSGAILFPLINKDYSLLPAFWKWVYLLLGIFCTGMTIAYFLIDGNFIFNKVRFIFEIPAFGFLYPILIAFIIIYANIILAKAIAEIPLFGSLGRETLLFCGIENVFKSFLMQTVLLFGLTINLANPFLTILFSFICLLISNLTIIRILNQYFPKFVGKFSVK; from the coding sequence TGGGTTGATACACTTAAATTTTTAGGGATATTCGCAATTTATATTGGTCATTTTGCGGATGCCGCCGGGAGAGCTTACCCTTTTGTTTTTCTCTATCACGTTCCTCTTTTCTTTTTTGTTTCCGGTTTTTTTGCCACTTCGACTGAAAAACCATTCTGGATTTATTTTAAAGGAAAGTTTTTACAGTTGGTATTACCTTATTATTTTTTCTCTTTTGTGGCTTTGATTTATTTTTCGATACTTAATAACTGGCAATTTCCGGAAGTGATCGGCGCCGGAAAAACTTTTATATTTGGAATAAGAAATCAAGTTCATGCGGCCTCGTTATGGTTTCTGCCTTGTTTGTTCGTTGTTGTGATCTTACATTATTCTTTATTGAAGATTTCGAAAAATATTTTCTTTCCGTTTATTATTTCGATTCTACTTTGTATTTTAACACAACATATTCTTCCTTTTAATCCACTGAACGCGCCGTCGTGGATATACAATATCGATAGCGCTCTATATTATTATGTTTTCTATACTTCGGGTGCAATTTTATTTCCATTGATCAACAAAGATTACTCTTTGCTTCCAGCGTTCTGGAAATGGGTATACCTATTGTTAGGAATATTTTGCACTGGAATGACGATTGCCTACTTTTTAATCGATGGAAATTTTATTTTCAATAAAGTTCGATTCATTTTCGAAATTCCGGCTTTCGGATTCTTATATCCAATCCTTATCGCTTTTATTATAATTTACGCGAATATAATCTTGGCAAAAGCAATCGCCGAGATTCCTTTGTTTGGAAGTTTGGGTAGGGAAACTCTTCTTTTCTGCGGCATTGAAAATGTATTTAAAAGTTTTCTAATGCAAACCGTATTGTTATTCGGGTTGACTATAAATTTAGCAAATCCATTTCTCACGATTCTCTTTTCATTTATCTGTCTGCTAATTTCGAATTTGACGATAATAAGAATTCTTAATCAATATTTCCCTAAATTTGTTGGGAAATTCTCTGTAAAATAG